Proteins encoded together in one Phyllostomus discolor isolate MPI-MPIP mPhyDis1 chromosome 6, mPhyDis1.pri.v3, whole genome shotgun sequence window:
- the RELA gene encoding transcription factor p65, which translates to MDDLFPLIFPSEPAQASGPYVEIIEQPKQRGMRFRYKCEGRSAGSIPGERSTDTTKTHPTIKINGYTGPGTVRISLVTKDPPHRPHPHELVGKDCRDGYYEAELCPDRCIHSFQNLGIQCVKKRDLEQAVRQRIQTNNNPFQVPIEEQRGDYDLNAVRLCFQVTVRDPSGRPLRLSPVLSHPIFDNRAPNTAELKICRVNRNSGSCLGGDEIFLLCDKVQKEDIEVYFTGPGWEARGSFSQADVHRQVAIVFRTPPYADPGLQAPVRVSMHLRRPSDRELSEPMEFQYLPDTDDRHRIEEKRKRTYETFKSIMKKSPFNGPTDPRPPPRRIAVPSRSSTSIRNPAPQPYPFTPSLSTINFEEFSPMVFPGQIPSQTSALASAPPPALAQAPAPAAAMAPALSAPVPALASSLAQAMAPPVPKPTQAGEGTLTEALLQLQFDADEDLGSLLGNNTDPAVFTDLASVDNSEFQQLLNQGVSMASHAAEPMLMEYPEAITRLVTGSQRPPDPAPVPLGPSGLPNGLLSGDEDFASIADMDLSALLSQISS; encoded by the exons ATGGACG ACCTGTTCCCCCTCATCTTCCCCTCCG AGCCAGCCCAGGCCTCCGGCCCCTATGTGGAGATCATCGAGCAGCCCAAACAGCGGGGCATGCGCTTCCGCTACAAGTGCGAGGGCCGCTCAGCGGGCAGCATCCCCGGCGAGAGGAGCACGGATACCACCAAGACCCACCCTACCATTAAG ATCAATGGCTACACGGGGCCAGGGACAGTTCGCATCTCCCTGGTCACCAAGGACCCCCCTCACCGGCCTCACCCCCACGAGCTCGTGGGGAAAGACTGCCGGGATGGCTACTACGAGGCTGAGCTCTGCCCGGACCGCTGCATCCACAG CTTCCAGAACCTGGGGATCCAGTGCGTGAAGAAGCGGGACCTGGAGCAGGCCGTCCGCCAGCGCATCCAGACCAACAACAACCCCTTCCAAG TTCCCATAGAGGAGCAGCGTGGAGACTACGACCTGAACGCGGTGCGGCTCTGCTTCCAGGTGACAGTGCGGGACCCGTCGGGCAGGCCCCTCCGCCTGTCACCTGTCCTCTCTCATCCCATCTTTGACAACC GCGCCCCCAACACAGCGGAGCTCAAGATCTGCCGAGTGAACCGAAACTCCGGGAGCTGCCTCGGTGGGGATGAGATCTTCCTGCTGTGTGACAAAGTGCAGAAAG AGGACATCGAGGTGTATTTCACGGGACCGGGCTGGGAGGCCCGAGGCTCCTTTTCGCAAGCCGACGTGCACCGACAAGTGGCCATCGTATTCCGGACACCTCCCTACGCCGACCCCGGCCTGCAGGCCCCCGTGCGCGTCTCCATGCACCTGCGGCGGCCTTCTGACCGGGAGCTCAGCGAGCCCATGGAGTTCCAGTACCTGCCAGACACAG ATGACCGTCACCGGATTGAGGAGAAACGCAAAAGGACCTACGAGACCTTTAAGAGCATCATGAAGAAGAGTCCTTTCAATg GACCCACTGACCCCCGGCCTCCGCCCCGGCGCATCGCTGTGCCTTCCCGCAGCTCCACTTCCATCCGCAATCCAG ctccccagccctATCCCTTTACGCCATCCCTCAGCACTATCAACTTTGAGGAGTTTTCCCCCATGGTCTTTCCGGGGCAGATCCCAAGCCAGACCTCTGCCTTGGcatcggcccctcccccagccctggctcaggCACCAGCCCCTGCCGCAGCCATGGCACCAGCCCTTTCAGCCCCTGTCCCAGCCCTAGCCTCCAGCCTTGCTCAGGCCATGGCCCCGCCTGTCCCCAAGCCCACCCAGGCAGGGGAAGGGACACTGACAGAAGCACTGCTACAGCTGCAGTTTGATGCTGACGAAGACCTGGGGTCCCTGCTGGGCAACAACACTGACCCAGCCGTGTTCACGGACCTGGCATCCGTCGACAACTCCGAGTTTCAGCAGCTGCTGAACCAGGGTGTATCTATGGCCTCCCACGCAGCAGAGCCTATGCTGATGGAGTACCCCGAGGCCATAACACGCCTGGTGACAGGGTCCCAGAGGCCCCCTGACCCAGCTCCCGTTCCCCTGGGGCCCTCTGGGCTCCCCAACGGCCTCCTCTCAGGGGATGAAGACTTCGCCTCCATTGCAGACATGGACTTGTCGGCCCTTCTGAGTCAGATCAGCTCCTAA